In Candidatus Manganitrophus morganii, the genomic window TCATTTTACCCTAAAACTTTATTTGCGTAGATACTCCGTTAACTCTTTTGTGCCAAGCCGCTGGAACGTCCGGCCGATGCGATCTCGATCTAAAACCGCCACCTCCAAACCTTCCGGCGTCGTAGTCTGGTTATACCCCGCTTCGAGCGCATCGACAGAGAGCCGTAAGGCATCTTTTAAAGGAGAAAGATTGTACCGGCTTTTGAGATACGTAATGAGCGCTTCCGATTTGCCTCCGATGGCGGTAAACCCTGTCTCATCAAAAATACTGCCGTCGAATGAGATCCGATACATCTCGTTTTCTTCCGTCGCGCTGCCGACCTCTACTACCAAAATCTCTACCTCCAGCGGTTTCAGCTCCTGACTGAAAATCGTTCCGAGCGACTGTGAGTAGGAATTGGCCAGCGACTTGCCGGTGACATCGGCTCGGCTGTATAGATAACCCTTCATATCGGCATGCCGGATGCCGGCTTTTCTCAAATTCTCGAACTCGCTGTATTTCCCCGCTCCCGCAAAAGCGATTTTGTCGTAGATCTCCGAGATCTTGCTCAATGAGCTCGGATTATCCGCAACAAGAAGAATTCCCTTGTCATATTCCATCGCAATGATCGATCTGCCCCTGGAAATTCCCTTCTTGGCGTACTCCGCCTTGTCCTGCATCACCTGTTCAGGTGAAACATAATATGGCATTGCCACCGCTTATCCTCCCCCTTGTCGCTGCATCATCCGCTCTAGAAGCGCTTTTATCTTTTCATCCGGAATATCGGTAATGCCTTGTGCGTTGATCACTTTCATCGTGGGGAAAATTCCACGGATGAGATCGGGTCCTCCGGTGGCGACATCCGCCTCCGCCGCATCATACAACGCCTCCAGCGCGACTTGAATCGCTCTCTCCTGGTCGAGATCTTCCTTATAAATTTTTTTCAACGTTCCCCGAGCGTCTCTCCCGCCCGAGCCGATGGCGTAGTATTCTATCTCTTCGTACTGCCCTCCCGCGATATCATATTTAAAGATTCGGCCGACTCCGCGTCTGGCGTCATATCCTGCGTAGATCGGAATCACAACCAGCCCCTGCACGGCCATCGGGAGATTTCCCTTGATCATCTGCGCAAGTTTATTCGCCTTACCGTCCATGGAGAGCTCGGCCCCTTCCAGCTTCTCATAATGTTCCAACTCAATCCGGAAGAGACGGGTCATCTCCAAACAGGGACCGGCCGCGCCGGCGATCGCGATGGCCGAATATTTGTCCGCATTATGCACCTTCTCGATGCGGCGCTCCGAGACGGCATAGCCTTCCGTCGCCATTCGGTCTCCGGCCATGACGATCCCATCCGCATAACGCAAGGCAAGGACGGTTGTTCCATGGGGAACCATTTGAGAGAGATCCTTTTTTTCAGAAGGAAGAATTCCTGGAAGCGAGGGTAGAAGTTGAGGATGTTGCGAGGTGAGTAACTGATAGAAGCTGGAACCCGGGTCGTGGAATCGGAACTCGGTCACTATTCTCCTCCCTTTTGAACATAATTTTTAACAAACTCTTCTGCGTTTTCCTCCAAAACATCGTCGATTTCGTCCATGAGCTTATCCAGGTCTTCCTTGATCTTTTTCCCCTTATCGACAACCTCCGGGTTGGCCGCAACCGCCTCCTCTTTCTTGTCCGACTCCTTCTTCTTCTCTCTTTTTTTGTCTTGCTTAGCCATTGAAACCCCCTTATGTTGCGATAATGGCGAGCAATTCCTCGATGGTTCTGGCCCCGTCCAACAAAGGCCCCACCAGGGCGCGACTCCCCTTGAGAGGGTCCATCAGAGGAACTCTTTTAATGCTGCTGTTTCCGATATCAAATAAGATGGAGCTCCAGCTCGCCGCGTAGACCTCTTTCGGGAACTTTTTGAGGCAGCTCCCACGGAAGTAAGCGCGTGTATCCTCGGGTGGATTGTTCTGGGCATCGGAAATGGTGTTTTCCGAAACAATGCGCTCGACATAATTGCCCCGCTCCAGCGCATAGTATAACCCTTTTCCTTGCGTCACATCGTGATATTGAAGATCCATCATCGACACGCGCGGATCTCTCCAATCACATCCTTTCCGCTGCATATATGATTCAATGAGCTCTTTCTTAATCACCCAATCAATATGCCTTGAAAGCTGCATCGGATCTTCTTGCAGCTTATCGAGCACCATCCGCCATTTTTCAAGAAGATCGTGGGTCACCGGATCGTCGCTCTTGGCGAAGTGGACCTCCGCCTGCTCCAGGTAGGCCCTCTGAATTTCAATCGCGCTCCACTCCTCCCCCCGCAAGAGCTTCATTTTTTTCTTCAGGGTCAAATCGCGAGAGATCTCTTTAATCGATCGGACCGGGTTCTCAAGTTCAACCCCTTGCACTTCCCGCCCCTCTTCGATCATGGCGAGCACCAGCGCAGCGGTGCCGACCTTGAGATAGGTGGTAAACTCCGACATGTTGGCATCGCCGACGATGACATGCAACCGTCTGAAACGAGCGGTATCGGCATGCGGCTCATCGCGCGTATTGATGATCGGCCGCTTGACCATGGTATTCAGGTCGACCCAGACCTCGAAAAAGTCCGCCCGTTGCGAAATCTGATAAGCGGCCGACTCGGTTTTGTTTTCGGAGCCGACCTTCCCCGCCCCCGCGAACACCTGTCGCGTCACCAAAAAGGGGGTCAACTGCGCCACGATCTTCTCGAAGGGGACTTCCCGCGACACCAGGTAGTTTTCATGGTAGCCGTAACTGTTCCCCTTGCTGTCCGTGTTATTTTTGTAAATCGAGAAACGACTCTCACCCGGTTTCAAGCGGCTTGCCATCTCGAGGCAGGTTTCCAAAATGCGCTCGCCCGCCTTTTCGAAAGCGACCAGATCTCTGGCATTGGTGCACTCGGGGGTCGAGTATTCCGGATGCGCCCCATCGACATAGAGCCGCCCGCCATTTGGTAAAAGCTTGTTGAGGAGACGGTTATATTCCGGGCCGGGTCGCTCGCGTTCGCCGTCGGCTTCGAAACCGCGCGCGTCGAGCAGGGGATTCTCATTCTCGTAATCCCAAAACGCAGACGAGGAGGGAAGGTAAGGGTAGCTGTTGATTAAAAAAATGGAATTTGAAACAGGATCTATTGATTCAGAATTTTTGGAGGCGATTCCAAACTCCGTCTCTGTGCCCAATATTCTCTTCATCGATCAGAGGCCTCCGATAGCTGCTCTCAGCCGGTCATAGATAGTGTCCTGTCGTCACGTTTTCAATCTTTTTGGCATCGGCGGTCGCTCTTCCAGCCATGGTGCGAACGTGGATGATCTTTTCACTCTTTCTTCCGGCGATTTTCGCCCAATCATCCGGGTTCGTCGTGTTTGGAAGATCCTCGTTCTCCTTAAATTCATCTTTGATCGCACGGATCAGATCTTCTTGCTTCAACCCTTTCACGCCGGACTCAAGCATTCGCTTGATGGCATGTTTCTTTGCCCGGGAAACAACCCCTTCGATCATCGCGCCGCTCGAGAAATCTTTGAAGAAGAAGGTCTCTTTCTCGCCGTTCGCATAGGTGACCTCAAGGAATTTGTTCTCCTCGCGGACGCTGTACATCTCTTCAACGGACTCGTGGATGAGCCGCTCGGCGATCTTGGCTGAATCGCCTTCGTTTCGTTCGAGCTCTTCCGGATGATAGGGAAGGTCCTGGGTCAGGTATTTGTGGAAGATCTTGACGGCCGCCTTTTTATCGGGCCGCTCGATTTTAATTTTGATGTCAAGCCGCCCCGCCCGAAGGATCGCCGGGTCGAGTAGATCTTGCCGATTGCTTGCTCCAATGACGATCACATTGCGAAGGCGCTCCACCCCATCGATTTCCGACAAGAATTGCGGAACGATCGTCGCCTCCATATCCGAAGAGATGCCGCTTCCCCGGGTTCTGAAGAGGGCGTCCATTTCGTCGAAGAAGACAATCACCGGGTGCCCCGCCTCGGCGCGTTCTTTCGCTTTCTTGAAGACCTCTCGGATTTGACGCTCGCTCTCACCGACATATTTATTTAAGAGTTCAGGACCTTTGACGTGGAGGAAGAAGCTTCGCATCTCTCTCCCGGAACGATCTCCCAACTTCCGAGCGATAGAGGCGGCCACGGCTTTAGCGATCAGCGTTTTACCGCATCCGGGAGGGCCATAGAGCAAGATCCCCTTCGGAGGAAGCAGTTTATGCTCGGCAAAGACTTCCGGGTGGAGGAAAGGGAGCTCCACGGCGTCTCTCACCAATTCAATCTGTTCTTCGAGTCCGCCGATGTGATCATAGGTTACATCGGGAATCTCTTCCAAAACGACCTCTTCGATCTCCGATTTCGGAAGTTTCTCCAAAACATAGCCGGAGCGAACATCGTAGAGGAGATGATCGCCGACCGACAAACGCTCCCGCATCAACGGATCGGCCAATTCAACCACGCGCTCCTCTTCGGCCCGGAGCGTGACGATCGCGCGATGGTTCTCGAGAAGGTCCTTGATCCGGACAACCTCTCCCTGAACGTCGAACTCACACGCCTCGATGGCGTTGAGCGCTTCGTTCAGCAGAACCTGTTGTCCTTTCTTCAGATCCCGGATCGAAATGTTCGGATGGATATTCACCTTCATCTTCCGCCCGGCGACGAAGACATTGACAGTGCCGTCTTCGTTTGCCCCGGAGAAGATCGCATAGCTGGAAGGAGGGGTCGTCAGCTTTTCGACTTCTTTCTTCAGCGCCTCGATCTGATTTTTTGCTTCGACGAGGGTCGCCGCAAGCTTTTCATTTTGTCTGAAGGCCTGCTCCAGCTGAGTGCGCGACTGACGAAGCTCCTTCAACTCTTGCTCCATCGAGGCCACTTGAACGAGAAGTTTCTCTATTTCCCGCTCGTACTCGATGATCTTGGTTTCCGAGTCGCCGCCGCCGAATTGTTCAGAGAGTTTTTTCATCGTATTTTTGAATGGATTTGACTTCCCCTGGTTCTTTTTTGATTCACCCATCAATGCTCCTCTCACACTCCGAGATGATGAAGGTTAGATCCCTCTTCTCTCAGGAGCTAATTTTATCATCTCTCCCTGGGACGGTCAACTATACGAGGAAGATTCGGAGCAACAAACACGCGACTGAGACAGATTTGCGACATGAATTTGGCAGAGAACCGACCAACGAGCAAAGCTTCTCGCACAATGTGCATAAGCTTACACACCTTGCAGCCGCTTTATCTCGTCGATCAGCTGTCGGCACTCTCGATAAACGTCGGGCGAAGAGAGAATCGCCGAGACCACAGCGACTCCATCGGCCCCCGCATCGATCACCTCTTTTAGTTTTGAGCGATCCACGCCGCCGATCGCAAAAAGTGGAATCGCGGCGGACCGTCGCACCTTTTTAAAAACGTCGATTCCGAGAGGAAGACCGTAAGCACGTTTCGAAGGGGT contains:
- the prcA gene encoding proteasome subunit alpha → MPYYVSPEQVMQDKAEYAKKGISRGRSIIAMEYDKGILLVADNPSSLSKISEIYDKIAFAGAGKYSEFENLRKAGIRHADMKGYLYSRADVTGKSLANSYSQSLGTIFSQELKPLEVEILVVEVGSATEENEMYRISFDGSIFDETGFTAIGGKSEALITYLKSRYNLSPLKDALRLSVDALEAGYNQTTTPEGLEVAVLDRDRIGRTFQRLGTKELTEYLRK
- the prcB gene encoding proteasome subunit beta, whose protein sequence is MVPHGTTVLALRYADGIVMAGDRMATEGYAVSERRIEKVHNADKYSAIAIAGAAGPCLEMTRLFRIELEHYEKLEGAELSMDGKANKLAQMIKGNLPMAVQGLVVIPIYAGYDARRGVGRIFKYDIAGGQYEEIEYYAIGSGGRDARGTLKKIYKEDLDQERAIQVALEALYDAAEADVATGGPDLIRGIFPTMKVINAQGITDIPDEKIKALLERMMQRQGGG
- a CDS encoding ubiquitin-like protein Pup: MAKQDKKREKKKESDKKEEAVAANPEVVDKGKKIKEDLDKLMDEIDDVLEENAEEFVKNYVQKGGE
- a CDS encoding proteasome accessory factor PafA2 encodes the protein MKRILGTETEFGIASKNSESIDPVSNSIFLINSYPYLPSSSAFWDYENENPLLDARGFEADGERERPGPEYNRLLNKLLPNGGRLYVDGAHPEYSTPECTNARDLVAFEKAGERILETCLEMASRLKPGESRFSIYKNNTDSKGNSYGYHENYLVSREVPFEKIVAQLTPFLVTRQVFAGAGKVGSENKTESAAYQISQRADFFEVWVDLNTMVKRPIINTRDEPHADTARFRRLHVIVGDANMSEFTTYLKVGTAALVLAMIEEGREVQGVELENPVRSIKEISRDLTLKKKMKLLRGEEWSAIEIQRAYLEQAEVHFAKSDDPVTHDLLEKWRMVLDKLQEDPMQLSRHIDWVIKKELIESYMQRKGCDWRDPRVSMMDLQYHDVTQGKGLYYALERGNYVERIVSENTISDAQNNPPEDTRAYFRGSCLKKFPKEVYAASWSSILFDIGNSSIKRVPLMDPLKGSRALVGPLLDGARTIEELLAIIAT
- the arc gene encoding proteasome ATPase; translated protein: MGESKKNQGKSNPFKNTMKKLSEQFGGGDSETKIIEYEREIEKLLVQVASMEQELKELRQSRTQLEQAFRQNEKLAATLVEAKNQIEALKKEVEKLTTPPSSYAIFSGANEDGTVNVFVAGRKMKVNIHPNISIRDLKKGQQVLLNEALNAIEACEFDVQGEVVRIKDLLENHRAIVTLRAEEERVVELADPLMRERLSVGDHLLYDVRSGYVLEKLPKSEIEEVVLEEIPDVTYDHIGGLEEQIELVRDAVELPFLHPEVFAEHKLLPPKGILLYGPPGCGKTLIAKAVAASIARKLGDRSGREMRSFFLHVKGPELLNKYVGESERQIREVFKKAKERAEAGHPVIVFFDEMDALFRTRGSGISSDMEATIVPQFLSEIDGVERLRNVIVIGASNRQDLLDPAILRAGRLDIKIKIERPDKKAAVKIFHKYLTQDLPYHPEELERNEGDSAKIAERLIHESVEEMYSVREENKFLEVTYANGEKETFFFKDFSSGAMIEGVVSRAKKHAIKRMLESGVKGLKQEDLIRAIKDEFKENEDLPNTTNPDDWAKIAGRKSEKIIHVRTMAGRATADAKKIENVTTGHYL